The following proteins are encoded in a genomic region of Aquella oligotrophica:
- a CDS encoding RrF2 family transcriptional regulator, whose protein sequence is MQLNKQTDYALRILIYLAMMEGNHLVTVEELSRKLNIARNHLTKIVSKLSKLRYIYTFRGTRGGMKIHPRAYEHDIARIIAEFEPTFTVVECNTSDCKMTGLCEFKNILDKASNQFIKTLRQYTLSDLLPKDKNVSEILFERFAKL, encoded by the coding sequence ATGCAACTCAACAAACAAACTGATTACGCACTAAGAATACTGATTTATCTTGCGATGATGGAAGGCAATCATCTGGTAACTGTTGAAGAGCTTAGCCGGAAACTAAATATCGCTCGTAATCACCTTACAAAAATCGTGAGTAAGCTCTCAAAACTACGTTATATCTATACTTTTCGTGGTACTCGTGGTGGAATGAAAATTCATCCCAGAGCGTATGAACACGATATTGCACGGATTATCGCTGAATTTGAACCAACTTTTACTGTTGTTGAATGTAACACCTCTGATTGCAAGATGACCGGGTTATGTGAATTTAAAAATATTTTGGATAAAGCTAGCAATCAATTTATCAAGACACTTCGTCAATATACACTTAGTGATTTATTGCCTAAAGATAAAAATGTTAGTGAAATATTATTTGAACGTTTTGCCAAATTGTAG
- a CDS encoding CoA-binding protein has protein sequence MSDLIKTFFSSAAYAVAGVSANPEKYGNKVFRCLLSHYTKVYPIHPVLKEVEGISCLQSISELPINVESLSIITPAIVTEKLVDEAYKQGIKNIWMQPGAESQTAIHKCHQYGINVIAGGPCILVKLGWFDH, from the coding sequence ATGAGTGATTTGATAAAAACATTTTTTAGTTCTGCTGCATACGCGGTAGCTGGTGTTTCAGCTAATCCTGAAAAGTATGGTAATAAAGTTTTCCGTTGTCTTTTAAGCCATTATACTAAAGTATATCCGATTCACCCGGTTTTAAAAGAAGTTGAAGGTATTTCTTGTTTACAGTCAATTTCAGAATTGCCTATAAATGTAGAAAGTTTGTCGATAATAACTCCAGCAATAGTTACTGAAAAACTAGTTGATGAAGCATATAAACAAGGTATCAAAAATATCTGGATGCAACCTGGTGCTGAAAGTCAGACTGCTATTCATAAATGTCATCAGTATGGAATAAATGTGATTGCTGGTGGTCCATGCATACTTGTAAAATTGGGATGGTTTGATCATTGA
- a CDS encoding helix-turn-helix domain-containing protein: MYTQNKHRKTYTREFKLLIVNKYLNEGKTGPQLSVEYELEISIIKDWIRKFRLYGASGLEDGRGKHNNHSSHGRPKKERFNSEVEALRHENMRLKGELFLLKKLKELRDKQEK, encoded by the coding sequence ATGTACACACAAAATAAACATCGCAAAACATATACCCGAGAATTTAAATTGCTTATTGTTAATAAGTATCTAAATGAGGGTAAAACAGGTCCCCAACTTTCTGTAGAATATGAATTAGAGATAAGCATAATAAAAGATTGGATAAGGAAGTTTCGACTTTATGGTGCTTCAGGTTTAGAAGATGGTCGTGGCAAGCATAACAACCATAGCTCTCACGGCCGACCAAAGAAAGAAAGATTTAATTCAGAAGTTGAGGCGTTGCGTCATGAAAATATGAGGCTAAAAGGAGAGCTATTTCTACTAAAAAAGTTGAAGGAGCTAAGAGACAAACAGGAAAAATAA
- a CDS encoding MFS transporter, translating to MSKDLALTAQEKKIVGLAALGGMLEFYDFIIYGIFSVYFAHQFFPGDNQLLSVIESYVVFVLGYIARPIGGMIFSHVGDEHGRKKVLIITIILMGLSSLGIGILPTYSQIGVAAPILLLLLRLTQGLALGGELPSTYVYISETMPHKKGSGFGITMTGVNSGLLLGMLINQLMNTILTPAELADYGWRLPFIFGGALCLISYKIRKTLQETNAFQRIHDKPDFPLVYLFKNNPKQLLAGTAATAIMSGLVVAAIVFMPTYLHEIIKVDSKTISHIMPVAMIFNVITIYCTGKIANHVSSYSILKYLLIATVLLTPVSYWLIANSFISSGVIILGILEGIAAMIIPLLITSLFPAKIRLTGVAMSYNIGFTIFGGLAPIIISSSIKSGFGGIYSTPIIYLIAIAVIAAFGLIFAKKHSHDSIVLKNSHQTN from the coding sequence ATGAGTAAAGATTTGGCACTAACAGCACAAGAAAAGAAAATCGTAGGGCTGGCGGCATTAGGTGGTATGCTTGAATTTTACGATTTTATTATTTATGGAATATTTTCTGTTTATTTTGCTCATCAATTTTTTCCTGGCGACAATCAGCTACTTTCAGTTATTGAAAGCTACGTGGTATTTGTACTAGGTTATATCGCTAGACCCATTGGTGGAATGATATTTAGCCATGTAGGCGATGAACATGGACGGAAAAAAGTCTTGATCATCACCATCATCTTGATGGGCTTATCTTCTCTTGGAATTGGTATTTTACCAACCTATTCACAAATTGGTGTAGCCGCTCCGATCTTATTACTGCTATTACGTCTGACACAGGGATTAGCACTTGGAGGTGAATTACCCAGTACTTATGTGTATATTAGTGAAACTATGCCACATAAAAAGGGTTCAGGATTTGGCATTACCATGACAGGTGTTAATTCTGGCTTACTACTTGGGATGCTAATTAATCAGCTAATGAATACCATCTTAACCCCAGCAGAACTAGCTGATTATGGATGGCGGTTACCATTTATTTTTGGTGGTGCTTTATGCTTGATTAGTTACAAGATTCGTAAAACACTACAAGAGACAAATGCGTTTCAGCGCATTCATGATAAACCAGATTTCCCATTAGTTTATCTATTTAAGAATAATCCAAAGCAGTTATTAGCTGGTACAGCTGCTACTGCAATCATGTCTGGCTTGGTAGTTGCAGCAATAGTATTTATGCCAACCTACCTTCACGAGATCATCAAAGTTGATAGTAAAACAATTAGCCACATTATGCCAGTTGCAATGATTTTTAATGTTATTACCATTTATTGCACTGGGAAAATTGCCAATCACGTTTCGTCTTATTCGATTCTTAAATATTTGCTAATTGCGACCGTCCTATTAACCCCAGTAAGTTACTGGCTAATTGCCAATAGCTTTATATCTTCTGGTGTTATTATTCTTGGCATCTTAGAGGGGATTGCAGCCATGATTATTCCGCTGCTAATCACAAGTCTATTTCCGGCAAAAATCAGGCTAACTGGAGTAGCAATGTCTTACAATATTGGCTTTACTATTTTTGGTGGATTAGCGCCCATCATCATTAGTAGTTCAATTAAATCAGGTTTTGGCGGTATCTATAGCACTCCAATAATCTACCTAATTGCAATTGCAGTTATTGCTGCTTTTGGACTCATATTTGCCAAAAAGCATAGTCATGATTCTATCGTACTAAAAAATTCTCACCAAACCAACTAA
- a CDS encoding class I SAM-dependent methyltransferase: protein MGTNYSHTYDIYDKSELENKVSKIKSRLSATKSFASSLSLETLFELLDGLQGFALGRFLIMNGGINGYWTDYVINFPREQVNSLSFVEKIILNSYVMLATHNRHQIFKKENQKAVADNAVLAAIPSGVMSELLDLDFSCVKNCNIFAVDLDKNAHLDSKNKYPSLFESLSIQQKVEDALLLDYQEQFDLISSNGLTIYIEDDELVKQIFHNFYRALKPGAKLVTSYLTYPQKYTEKTEQSYLVDFEKLNLEIAVMIDILQVKWSAYRTTEQMLLLLKTAGFRDIRIIPDDRNIFPTVVALK, encoded by the coding sequence ATGGGCACAAATTATAGTCATACTTACGATATTTATGATAAAAGCGAGCTAGAGAATAAAGTTAGCAAAATAAAAAGTCGGCTATCGGCGACTAAAAGTTTTGCTTCAAGCTTATCTTTGGAAACTTTATTTGAATTATTAGATGGACTTCAAGGATTTGCTTTGGGGCGCTTTTTAATCATGAATGGTGGCATTAATGGTTACTGGACAGATTATGTTATTAATTTCCCGCGTGAGCAAGTTAACTCTTTATCATTTGTTGAAAAAATTATCCTTAACTCATATGTAATGCTAGCAACCCATAATCGGCATCAGATTTTTAAAAAAGAAAATCAGAAAGCCGTTGCAGATAATGCTGTGTTGGCAGCAATCCCTAGTGGTGTAATGAGTGAGTTACTCGATTTAGACTTCTCCTGTGTTAAGAATTGTAATATTTTCGCGGTAGATTTGGATAAAAATGCACATTTAGATTCAAAAAATAAATATCCTTCCTTATTTGAGTCATTATCAATTCAACAAAAAGTAGAAGATGCGCTACTATTAGATTATCAGGAGCAATTTGATTTAATTTCCTCAAATGGTTTAACTATTTATATTGAAGATGATGAACTTGTTAAGCAAATTTTTCATAATTTTTATCGTGCACTAAAACCTGGTGCTAAATTGGTTACTAGTTATCTAACCTATCCTCAAAAATATACTGAAAAAACTGAGCAATCATATTTAGTTGATTTTGAAAAATTAAACCTTGAAATTGCAGTCATGATTGATATTTTACAAGTGAAGTGGAGTGCTTACCGAACTACAGAGCAGATGTTACTTTTGTTAAAAACAGCTGGATTTAGAGATATCCGTATTATTCCAGATGATAGAAATATATTTCCTACTGTTGTAGCACTTAAGTAA
- the tmpT gene encoding thiopurine S-methyltransferase, with the protein MNHVDGKFWINRWENNEIGFHRDKPNYFLTKYFSELNLAESPKVLVPLCGKSLDMLWLTDVGCQVIGCELSNLACQQFYSENYLQYTLTETDKFVQYTGDDISIYCGDFFAVTGEDLGKIDFCYDRAALVALPRQLRINYAKKIAELLPTGSRYLLEIKTYQCNSEIGPPFSVSKSEVKELFTNYFSITFLEEQSEMIQPDSNIRAHGAVELTNTACLLIRN; encoded by the coding sequence ATGAATCATGTTGATGGGAAATTCTGGATCAATCGCTGGGAAAATAATGAAATAGGGTTTCATCGTGATAAACCAAACTATTTTCTTACCAAGTATTTTAGTGAACTTAATTTGGCTGAGAGTCCAAAAGTATTGGTACCTTTATGTGGTAAGAGTCTTGATATGTTATGGCTAACTGATGTTGGTTGTCAAGTTATTGGTTGTGAGCTTAGTAATCTTGCCTGTCAACAGTTTTATAGTGAAAACTATCTTCAATATACCCTTACTGAAACTGATAAATTTGTACAATATACCGGGGATGACATTTCCATTTATTGTGGTGATTTTTTTGCTGTGACTGGCGAAGATCTAGGTAAAATAGATTTCTGTTATGATCGGGCAGCCTTAGTTGCTTTGCCTAGGCAATTAAGAATTAATTATGCAAAAAAAATTGCTGAATTACTTCCAACTGGTTCTAGGTATCTTCTAGAAATTAAAACTTATCAATGTAATAGTGAAATAGGTCCGCCTTTTTCGGTTAGTAAAAGTGAGGTAAAAGAGTTATTTACTAATTATTTCTCAATTACCTTTCTTGAAGAACAGAGTGAAATGATCCAGCCAGACTCAAATATAAGGGCACATGGAGCAGTGGAATTAACTAATACTGCATGCTTATTAATTCGTAACTGA
- a CDS encoding cache domain-containing protein, translating into MSQNQTNKKLVSFIIALFLISLLGLVYTQICLKQNDNNRMLTTISNQKLFLATTTDKLDKKLGLMADKLDTYAMLLSTGKISMPEFESELSNEKLWLNYGIVGVGIAEVPKLRSNGRKHFHRNYWLNLTTRFESQQDSNNYTLNTQENAWFNDTLKNQKPQWSRSYYDNSLREFIFSYSAPVYDVTHKNIIAVLVVDFDSQFIDSIVSQNIGQKYTSIISRDDGAYIYTDNTDKVLNQVSLSKITNKNSIEAQTYQYINKNHCNQVCSLALSDNSEKHLILYQSLKKLPWTIFADYTTQQLGSLNRESDNSLTMLNIGFWVISLLLLVVLVNLYRMSKKRTFKTLWQLSALVSLILVCGIVYVWKISNHLYYRDTSKAIINQTILDSYIKQYDAASQLKRTESIIKIPTAIIIDSAEFLNSYNIQLSGHIMQRYPKNSEDAWGVKFNDGFDAKITQTGVQKTNRYDHVTWSFQVKIRENFDYTHYPFNHGSIWLAVSPVNQYKNLLFTPDFSYYNGLTDINAANGVARNLIIPGWYIRGSYFNYQNDSSRMVNNVNSYSAIDLPALTFNILIGATFGDAVITTVIPPMVIIMILFVTMLTISKKGNKSIEFKVNSILSASSGMLFTIVFTHVSLRNKITSAIMYIEYFYLMMYIVVPLIPINAFLFATKKFPKINFASNLYAKLLFFPVISFLLFIISLWRFA; encoded by the coding sequence ATGAGTCAAAATCAAACAAATAAAAAATTAGTATCGTTTATTATTGCTTTATTTCTAATTAGCCTCCTTGGGTTAGTTTACACACAGATCTGTCTAAAGCAAAATGATAATAACCGGATGCTGACAACCATTTCCAATCAGAAACTTTTTTTGGCAACTACGACTGATAAACTAGACAAAAAGCTTGGCTTGATGGCGGATAAGCTGGATACTTATGCGATGTTATTAAGTACAGGCAAGATTTCTATGCCAGAATTTGAATCTGAGTTAAGTAATGAGAAATTATGGTTAAACTATGGAATAGTTGGCGTTGGAATTGCAGAAGTTCCTAAATTAAGGAGTAATGGACGTAAGCATTTTCATCGAAATTACTGGCTAAATCTTACTACAAGATTTGAGTCGCAACAAGACTCTAATAATTATACCTTAAACACTCAGGAAAATGCTTGGTTCAATGATACGCTCAAAAACCAGAAACCACAATGGTCTAGATCATACTATGATAATTCTTTACGTGAGTTTATTTTTAGTTACTCAGCACCCGTCTATGATGTCACACATAAAAATATTATTGCCGTATTGGTAGTTGACTTTGATTCACAGTTTATTGATAGTATTGTATCGCAAAATATCGGGCAAAAATATACATCAATTATCAGCCGAGATGATGGAGCATACATATATACGGATAATACCGATAAGGTATTAAATCAGGTATCTTTGAGCAAAATAACCAATAAAAATTCTATTGAAGCACAAACATATCAGTATATAAATAAAAACCACTGTAATCAAGTTTGTAGCCTAGCATTATCTGATAATTCAGAAAAACATCTTATCCTTTACCAGTCATTAAAAAAATTGCCATGGACTATTTTTGCTGATTATACCACTCAGCAACTTGGAAGTTTAAACCGAGAATCCGATAACTCATTAACCATGCTAAATATTGGTTTCTGGGTAATCTCTCTGCTTTTACTGGTAGTTTTAGTAAATTTATACCGGATGAGTAAAAAAAGAACATTTAAGACACTCTGGCAATTATCGGCTCTTGTTAGTCTGATACTTGTTTGTGGGATAGTATATGTCTGGAAAATTTCTAATCATCTGTACTACAGAGATACCTCAAAAGCGATAATCAATCAGACCATACTTGATAGCTATATCAAGCAATACGATGCAGCTAGTCAGTTAAAGCGCACCGAATCAATCATAAAAATACCCACCGCAATTATTATCGATTCAGCTGAGTTTCTTAATTCATATAATATCCAACTTTCCGGGCATATAATGCAACGTTACCCCAAAAATAGCGAAGATGCGTGGGGAGTGAAGTTTAATGATGGATTTGATGCTAAAATTACCCAGACCGGGGTACAAAAAACAAACCGTTATGATCATGTAACATGGTCGTTTCAGGTAAAAATCCGGGAGAACTTTGATTATACACATTATCCATTTAATCATGGTAGTATCTGGCTTGCAGTTAGCCCAGTTAATCAATATAAAAACCTATTATTCACACCTGATTTCTCATACTATAATGGATTAACTGATATCAATGCAGCAAATGGTGTTGCACGTAATCTCATTATTCCTGGCTGGTACATTCGTGGTAGTTATTTCAATTATCAAAATGATTCATCCCGCATGGTAAATAATGTTAATTCGTATTCAGCCATTGACTTACCCGCACTAACCTTTAATATCCTTATCGGGGCGACTTTTGGTGATGCAGTAATTACCACAGTCATTCCGCCGATGGTAATTATAATGATTCTTTTTGTAACCATGCTTACGATAAGTAAAAAGGGAAATAAATCTATCGAATTTAAAGTAAATAGTATTTTAAGTGCAAGTAGCGGAATGCTCTTTACAATTGTTTTCACCCATGTTAGCTTACGGAATAAAATTACTTCAGCCATCATGTACATCGAATATTTCTATCTTATGATGTATATCGTGGTGCCGCTAATACCGATCAATGCATTTTTGTTTGCAACGAAGAAATTTCCAAAGATTAATTTTGCAAGTAATTTATATGCCAAGCTGTTGTTTTTCCCAGTAATTAGTTTTCTTCTATTTATAATTAGTTTATGGCGGTTTGCATAA
- a CDS encoding IS3 family transposase — MSIISACKFFGVSRSGYYKYLLANRNKAVLTETMVMDSIKAIYIKSKGRYGYRRIRDTLTSKQGMVISYKKVLRLMRKLGLKSRIRKKRNFFGNENLLAANILNRKFQSNLPNRKLVTDITYLKVRGVNYYLSVIYDLFNNEVKSYELSKYNDNPLVIETIKRAFPSMSNDQLILHSDQGSQYTSIAYTSLLKSLGITKSMSRRGNCLDNACIESFFGHLKSESIYLEQISTYEELKLLIDEYIYFYNNDRIQRKLRKMAPIEYRNHFESTRGFL, encoded by the coding sequence TTGTCTATTATATCTGCTTGCAAATTTTTTGGTGTATCCCGGAGCGGATATTACAAATATTTATTAGCCAACCGTAATAAAGCTGTGTTAACAGAAACTATGGTAATGGATAGTATCAAAGCTATCTACATTAAAAGTAAAGGTCGCTATGGTTACCGTAGAATACGTGATACTTTAACATCAAAGCAAGGTATGGTAATAAGTTATAAGAAGGTTTTACGCTTAATGCGCAAACTTGGCCTAAAGTCTAGGATTAGAAAGAAGCGTAATTTTTTTGGAAATGAAAATTTACTGGCAGCTAATATTCTAAACCGGAAGTTTCAAAGCAATTTACCTAATAGAAAATTAGTTACTGATATTACTTATTTAAAGGTTAGAGGAGTAAATTATTATCTCTCCGTAATTTATGATTTATTTAACAATGAAGTAAAATCATATGAGCTAAGTAAATACAATGATAATCCGCTAGTAATAGAGACTATCAAACGAGCATTCCCAAGTATGAGTAATGATCAGCTTATTCTACATAGTGATCAAGGTTCACAGTACACATCTATTGCCTACACATCTTTATTAAAATCACTAGGTATAACAAAGAGCATGTCCAGGAGAGGTAATTGTTTGGATAATGCATGTATTGAGAGTTTCTTTGGACATTTGAAAAGTGAGAGTATTTATTTAGAGCAAATAAGTACTTACGAAGAATTAAAATTATTAATTGATGAGTATATCTATTTTTATAATAATGATAGAATACAGCGCAAATTAAGAAAAATGGCTCCGATTGAATATCGAAACCATTTTGAATCTACCAGAGGCTTTTTATAA
- the eno gene encoding phosphopyruvate hydratase gives MSAIVDIIAREILDSRGFPTVEVDVILESGAFGRAAVPSGASTGSREALELRDGDKSRFGGKGVLKAVENVNGPITEALLGLDALDQTAIDQTMLELDGTEFKSNLGANAILAVSVATARAAADELGVPLFKYIGGVGKKMLPVPMMNVINGGAHANNNLDAQEFMIMPVGAPSLKEAIRYGSETFQALKSICNERGFPTSVGDEGGFAPNLNSNKEALEMIIQAIEKAGYVPGKDIMIALDPAASEFYKDGHYVLSAEGLKLTSDQMIDYWENLIDNYPIISLEDGLSEEDKAGWTKMRERLGTKVQLVGDDVFVTNPKILANGIKNKMANALLVKINQIGTLTETIEAVEMAKTAGWTTVMSHRSGETEDSVIADLAVGLNTGQIKTGSMSRSDRIAKYNQLIRIEEMLGENAYFPGLTAFYNIK, from the coding sequence ATGTCAGCTATTGTCGATATTATTGCCCGTGAAATCCTTGATTCACGTGGATTTCCAACTGTTGAAGTTGATGTTATTCTTGAGTCTGGAGCTTTTGGGCGCGCAGCAGTACCAAGTGGTGCATCAACTGGTTCGCGTGAGGCTTTGGAATTAAGAGATGGTGATAAAAGCCGTTTTGGTGGTAAAGGTGTATTAAAAGCTGTAGAAAATGTTAATGGTCCAATTACTGAAGCTTTATTGGGCTTAGATGCGCTTGATCAAACAGCTATTGATCAGACTATGTTGGAACTTGATGGTACCGAGTTTAAATCAAACCTTGGTGCAAATGCAATTTTGGCGGTGTCAGTAGCTACGGCGCGGGCAGCTGCAGATGAACTGGGTGTTCCACTTTTCAAATACATTGGTGGAGTTGGTAAAAAAATGCTACCAGTGCCAATGATGAATGTTATTAATGGTGGAGCACACGCCAATAATAATCTTGATGCTCAAGAATTTATGATTATGCCAGTTGGTGCACCTAGTCTTAAAGAAGCTATCCGTTACGGTTCTGAGACATTCCAAGCTCTAAAATCTATTTGTAATGAGCGTGGCTTTCCAACTTCGGTGGGTGATGAAGGTGGTTTTGCACCAAATCTAAATAGCAATAAAGAAGCTTTGGAAATGATTATCCAAGCGATTGAAAAAGCTGGCTATGTTCCGGGCAAAGATATTATGATTGCTCTTGATCCTGCCGCTTCAGAATTTTATAAAGATGGTCATTACGTTTTATCTGCCGAAGGGCTTAAATTAACCTCAGATCAGATGATTGACTATTGGGAAAATCTAATTGATAATTATCCGATTATTTCTTTGGAAGATGGTTTGTCTGAAGAAGATAAAGCTGGTTGGACTAAAATGCGAGAACGTTTGGGAACTAAGGTTCAGTTAGTTGGTGACGATGTATTTGTTACTAATCCGAAGATTCTAGCTAATGGTATTAAAAATAAAATGGCAAATGCTCTGCTAGTTAAGATCAATCAAATTGGTACCTTAACAGAAACAATTGAAGCAGTTGAAATGGCTAAAACTGCTGGCTGGACTACGGTTATGTCACATCGTTCTGGTGAGACTGAAGATTCAGTGATTGCTGATTTGGCAGTTGGTCTAAATACTGGACAAATCAAAACTGGTTCTATGTCACGTTCAGATCGGATTGCCAAGTATAATCAATTAATCAGAATTGAGGAAATGCTAGGTGAAAATGCGTATTTCCCTGGTTTGACTGCATTCTATAATATTAAATGA
- a CDS encoding glycerate kinase, with translation MKFLVCPDSFKDSMRSTVVCAQIINAITTVIPQAIAVGIPLSDGGQGFLDAIATALPATSVTCQVTGALVNNQVEAKYLLIDNNETAIFELATVAGLELLASDQRNPLFTTTYGMGELILHAINHYPLKKIIIGLGGSATNDGGVGMLQALGVKFTNINNHEIGFGGRALAEIKHIDLSGIDKRIFELSIEIACDVTNPLLGVNGATYVYGRQKGADTAAIYELENALTNYSQVLFKLTAQDYSNYPGAGAAGGTATGLLLLNGKITPGAEVIARYTELEKQISIADYVISGEGSVDEQTLYGKTINRIAQLCTKYDKPLLIFCGRSSGRIDYLYQNGVTAIFPISNGADDLSNSLLKGRENLYNCVINVCRLLHQVYNKRLTLVNLK, from the coding sequence ATGAAGTTTTTGGTGTGTCCGGATTCATTTAAAGATTCAATGCGTTCTACTGTAGTCTGTGCACAGATAATAAATGCCATTACAACAGTAATACCTCAGGCAATAGCTGTAGGCATTCCTTTATCTGATGGTGGGCAAGGGTTTTTGGATGCTATTGCTACGGCACTACCAGCTACCTCAGTCACTTGTCAAGTGACTGGCGCATTAGTTAATAATCAGGTCGAGGCAAAATATCTATTGATAGACAATAATGAAACTGCCATTTTTGAGTTGGCTACTGTAGCTGGGCTAGAGTTACTTGCTAGTGATCAGCGAAACCCATTATTTACGACAACTTATGGAATGGGAGAATTAATTCTGCATGCAATTAATCATTATCCGCTTAAAAAAATTATTATCGGTTTAGGGGGTAGTGCTACCAATGATGGTGGTGTTGGAATGTTACAAGCTTTGGGTGTGAAATTTACTAATATCAACAACCATGAAATTGGCTTTGGTGGCAGGGCTTTGGCAGAAATTAAACATATTGATTTATCAGGTATTGATAAACGTATTTTTGAACTTAGCATTGAAATTGCTTGTGATGTTACAAATCCATTGCTTGGGGTAAATGGTGCAACCTATGTTTATGGAAGGCAAAAAGGTGCAGATACCGCCGCTATTTATGAACTTGAAAATGCATTGACTAACTATTCTCAAGTGCTATTTAAACTAACAGCACAGGATTATAGCAATTATCCGGGGGCTGGTGCTGCAGGTGGAACAGCTACTGGGTTATTACTCTTAAATGGTAAAATTACTCCCGGGGCTGAGGTTATCGCCAGATATACCGAGCTGGAGAAACAAATTTCGATAGCAGACTATGTCATCAGTGGAGAAGGTTCGGTGGATGAGCAGACACTTTATGGTAAAACAATTAATCGGATAGCGCAACTTTGTACAAAATATGATAAACCTTTACTGATATTTTGTGGCCGTAGTAGTGGTCGCATAGACTATTTATACCAAAATGGTGTTACTGCAATTTTCCCTATAAGTAATGGAGCAGATGATTTATCCAATTCATTGTTAAAAGGTCGTGAAAATCTGTACAATTGTGTTATTAATGTATGCCGATTACTTCATCAGGTCTATAATAAGCGCTTGACTTTGGTTAATCTTAAATAA
- the kdsA gene encoding 3-deoxy-8-phosphooctulonate synthase: MENKSWKLLDFEVGLRQPLFLIAGPCVIESEQLAIDTAGYLKEITSKLGINFIYKSSFDKANRSSDKTFRGPGIDEGLRILSEVKRQLGLPILTDIHEVEQIDQVASVVDILQTPAFLCRQTNFIKAVAASGKAVNIKKGQFLAPWDMKNVTDKAKSVEGHGLIMACERGVSFGYNNLISDMTSLVIMRDTDCPVVFDATHSVQLPGGQGHASGGRREFVPVLTRAAVAVGISGLFMETHPRPDEAKSDGPNSFPMYEIENFLTEIMAIDQLVKKY, from the coding sequence ATGGAAAATAAATCTTGGAAATTACTTGATTTTGAAGTTGGGCTTCGTCAGCCATTATTTTTGATAGCCGGACCATGTGTAATTGAATCTGAGCAGCTAGCGATTGATACTGCTGGATATTTAAAAGAAATAACCAGTAAGCTTGGTATAAATTTTATTTATAAGTCAAGCTTTGATAAAGCTAATCGTAGCTCGGATAAGACTTTTCGCGGTCCGGGGATTGATGAAGGGTTGCGTATTTTATCTGAGGTTAAACGTCAGCTTGGCTTACCAATATTGACTGATATTCATGAGGTTGAACAGATTGATCAGGTTGCATCAGTAGTTGATATTTTGCAAACGCCTGCTTTTTTATGCCGTCAGACTAATTTTATCAAAGCAGTTGCCGCTTCCGGTAAAGCAGTTAATATCAAGAAAGGGCAGTTTCTGGCACCTTGGGATATGAAAAATGTTACCGATAAAGCAAAAAGCGTTGAAGGTCATGGCTTAATCATGGCATGTGAACGCGGTGTAAGTTTTGGTTATAATAATCTGATTTCAGATATGACTTCATTGGTTATCATGCGTGATACTGATTGTCCGGTTGTGTTTGATGCTACGCATTCGGTTCAATTGCCAGGTGGGCAAGGACATGCATCAGGCGGTCGCCGTGAATTTGTCCCAGTTTTAACTCGTGCCGCGGTTGCTGTTGGAATAAGTGGGCTATTTATGGAAACTCATCCACGCCCGGATGAAGCTAAATCGGATGGGCCAAATTCGTTTCCGATGTATGAAATAGAAAATTTCCTAACCGAAATTATGGCTATTGACCAGCTAGTTAAAAAATATTAA